CCAGGACCAGCGTGACCGTGGCGTACAGCCGGTCCCGGGGCCGGGGTGGGATGGTGCGTGGTTCGCTCATGCCGACTACGATTGGCGCCGAATGTGCGTGCGCTGTCAGCCGAATGTCACCGTTTGTCGACGGCGTCGGTCGAGCGGGCCGCCGGGGTACGACTGTGACACAACCATGACATCGCGGCGACGAGGCGCTGACACGGACGGCCGACAGTGGAGGTAGTTGACCGGCGGGCGAGTTACGGAGCGTGCGGTGAAACTCGGCGGCGTGTCGCGAGTTCTGTTGATCGAGGATGACCCGGCTGTGCGGGAGGGCCTGGAGCTGGCCCTGTCCCGGCACGGGCACCGGGTGGGCGCGGTGGAGTCGGGCGAGCAGGGCCTGGAGCGGCTGCGGGCGGACGTGCCCGACGTCGTGGTGCTCGACCTGATGCTGCCCGGCATCGACGGCTTCGAGGTCTGCCGCCGCATCCGCGCCACCGGCGAGGTGCCGATCATCATGCTGACCGCGCGCGGCGACGACATGGACGTGGTGGCCGGGCTGGAGGCGGGCGCCGACGACTACGTGGTCAAGCCGGTGCAGCCCAGGGTGCTGGAGGCCCGCATCCGCGCGGTGCTCCGGCGGATCGGCCGCGACCAGGCGGAGCTGGAGCGGCACGGCGACCTGACCATCGACCGGGCCGGGCTGGTGGTCGCCAACCGCGGCGTCCCGGTCAGCCTCGCCCCGACCGAGCTGCGCCTGCTGCTGGAGCTCTCCAGCACGCCCGGCCGGGTGCACAGCCGCCAGCAACTGCTGGAGTCGGTGTGGGAGCACGGCTACTTCGGCGACTCGCGGCTGGTGGACGCGTGTGTGCAGCGGTTGCGCGCGAAGATCGAGGACGACTCGACCGCGCCCGTCTACGTGCAGACCGTGCGCGGGTTCGGCTACCGGTTCGGGCCGGTTTGAGCCTTCCCGTGACGCCTCTGCCCACTCTGGGGCTGCGAACCCGGCTGCTGCTCGCGTTCGCGCTGCTGTGCGTGGTCATCACGGCGGCGGTGGCCGGCGGGAGCTACGTCATGAGCCGCAACGCCATCCTCAAGGCGACCCAGGACGCCGCGGTGCACACGATGACCAGCCGCCTGGAGACGCTCTACCCGTTGCGCAGCTCGACGCCCGGCCGGGCCGAGCTGGCTGAGATCGCCCGCACCGTGACCGTCCCGAACACCGTCGCGGTCGCCGTCTTCCACGGGAGGCACTCGCCGGACGGCCTGGATCCCGAGCTGATCCCGCCGGAGCTGCGCCAGGCGGTGGCCGGGGGCGAGCTGGCGTGGCAACGCGTGCGCTGGGGCGACGAGCCCGTCCTGATCATGGGCACGCCGCTGATGATCGTCGAGCGGAACCGGGACCAGCGGTTGTCCGGCATCGAGGTCTACACCGCGCGCAGTCTGCGGGCCGAGCAGCGCAGCGTCGACTGGCTCGCCACGTCCGCCTGGCTCACCGGCGCGGCGGCCCTGGCGTTCGCGGTCGTGCTGGCCTCGCTGGCCACCCGTGGCGTGCTGCGCCCGGTGCGCGAGCTGGGCCGGGCCGCCCGGCTGCTGGGCGAGGGCGACCTGCGGGCCAGGGTCGCCGTCCGCGGCTCCGACGAGCTGGCCGATGTGGCGCACACGTTCAACAACACCGCCGCGGAGCTGGAGCGGCACGTCAAGCAGCTGCGCGAGATGGAGGCCGACGCCCGCCGGTTCGTCGCCGACGTCTCCCACGAGCTGCGCACCCCGCTGGCCGCGCTCACCGCGGTCGCCGACGTCCTCGACGAGGAGGCGGCCGAGCTGCCCGAGCCCGCCGGCCGGGCCGCCAGGCTGGTCAGCCAGGAGACGATCAACCTCACCGCGCTGGTGAACGACCTCATCGAGATCAGCAGGTTCGACTCCGGCGTCGCGGCCCTGGCGCCGAACGAGGTGGACGTGGCCGAGCTGGTGCACGCGACCCTGCGCGTGCGGGGCTGGTCGGAGCGGGTCGAGACCGAGCTGCCCGCCGACGTGACGGCGCGGCTGGACCCGCGCCGGGTGGACGTCGTGCTGGCGAACCTGGTCGGCAACGCCCTGCGGCACGGCGAGCCGCCGGTGTCGGTACGCCTGTCCGCCGACCCGCAGTGGATCGCCGTCGAGGTCCGCGACCATGGGCCGGGGCTGGACGAGGCGGTGCTGCCGCACGTGTTCGACCGGTTCTACAAGGCCAGCGCGGCCAGGGCCAGGTCCGAGGGCAGCGGCCTGGGCCTGGCCATCGCCCGGGAGAACGCCCGCCTGCACGGGGGTGACCTCACCGTCGCCAACGCCCAGGACGGCGGCGCCGTCTTCACGCTGCGCCTGCCACGCTGGGCACCCGATCCCGAGGGAGGTGCCGCGTGAGAGCCCGGCCTGCCCGCCGCGCGCTCGTCGCGGCCCTGGAGTCGCTGGAGTCGCTGGAGTCGCTGGTGTCGCTGGTGTCGCTGGTGTCGCTGGTGTCGCTCGTCGCCGTGGCCGGTTGCGGCGTGCGGCCCACCGGCGTCGTCCGGGCCGGCGACCCGCCGAGCGGAGCCGTGCAGCCGGCCGTGACGACCATCCTCTACCTGGTGCGGGGCGACCGGATCGCGGCGGTGGAGCGCCCCGGCGGGGCACTGTCTCCCAGCGCGGCGCTCGCGCTGCTGGCAGCCGGGGTCACCGCGGAGGAGGAGGCGCGCGGGCTCACCACCGACGTCCCCTCCGGCGCCGGCCCGTTCTCGGTGACCGCCGACCCGCCCGGCCACCTGGAGGTGGCCCTGTCCACGCCGGTCGGCGAGCTGTCGGCCCTGGCCGTCGAGCAGATCGTGTGCACGGCCGCCGACGCGACGCGGCGCGACTCCACGGAGGTCACCCTCGTCGGCGCCGGCCGGCGCCTCGGCCCCCGCACCTGCGCGGAGGCCGACCTCGCCCCGGACGATCCGCCGGAGAAACCGCCGTCGTCCTGACCCGTCACCCGGCGCCGAGCAGCGCGAGCGCCTTGGCCAGGCCGGGGTCGCGCCCGGTGGCCAGGTCCAGAGCGGTCATGGGGGCGTGGTGGTCCACCGGCACGCCCACCGTGTCGACGAGCTCGCGGTCGGGCCCGAGGTGGCGGACCTTGGGCAGGACCAGGACGCTGCCGTCGTCGAGCAGGAATCCCTCACCGGGCCCCGAGACGGCTCCGGCGGTGCGGGTCCCGACGAGGGTGCCCAGGCCGTGGTCCTTGACCGCCGCGCTGAAGTCGTCGCAGGCCGAGGCGCACCTGCGGTCGGTCAGCACGATCAGGCGCGCGCCGACCAGCGGGACGCTGTCGTCGGTCCGGTTGGGCACGCAGTCGCCCGTGGACGGGCAGAAGTAGCTGGTGACCTTCTCGTGCGCGAACGCGCCGAGCAGCCGCGTCACCTCGCGGGGCGACCCGCCGCCGTTCCCGCGCAGGTCGAGCACGACCGCCTCCGGCTTGCCCTGGAGCTTGGCGATCACCTGGTCGGCGGCGCCGGGGAAGAACCCGGGCAGCACGACGTGCACGACGCCGCCCGGCAGCGTCTTCGACGTCACCACCGGGGGCTGCCGCGTGACGGGGGCCGGCTCCAGCTCGACGGTGCGGGTCCGGCCCGTCGTGGGCCGCTTGAGCGTGAGCCGCAGCGTGCCGGGGGCGGTGATGGCCTGGACGAAGCTCTGGTTCACGGTGTCGCCGATGAAGGCGGGCACGCCGTTGGCCTTGAGCACGATGTCCCCCGGCCTGACGTCCGCCTTGGCGGCCGGGCTGCCGGGCAGGACCCGGGTGATGTACAGCGGCGGCCGGGCCGCGGGGTCGAGCTGCGGGCCGTGCTCGCCCGACACGCCCGCGATGCCCGTCCCGACCGGCTCGCCGCCGGGCGGGTCGGGCCGGACCCAGCGGGCGTGGTTGTCGTGCAGCCCGGCGACCAGGCCGGTGATCGCGGCGCGTGACGCGGCGGGGTCGCCGTCGCCGAGCACCTTGGCGAAGGCGGCCCAGTCGGTGTCGCGGTCGCCGCTCAGGGCGGGCAGCTTCAGGTCGCCGCGATCGGCGCCGCGCCGCATCAGGTCCTGGGTGTAGGCGGCCATGGCGTCGCGCAGCAGCGTCCCGTGGTTCAGTGCCGGCCCGCCGTAGTAGTTGTCCAGCACGCAGTAGTACGCCTGCCGGAGCGTGTTCACCGAGGTCGGCGGCGCGGACTGCGGCGGCGGCTCGGTGGCGGGGGCGCAGGGGGCGGCGGCCGCGGTGGAGACCGGCACGGAGACCGGCGCGGAGACCGGCGCGGAGACCGGCGCGGAGACCGGCGCGGAGACGGACAGGGAGCAGGTCGCCAGCACGGCGGCGCAGAGGGCTTTGATCATGGCCGTCAGCATGGCCGGGAGCGGATTGCACGGCCGTGAACGTGACCGTTAACGCCGTTGTAACCGCTTGTGGGATAGGAACGTCGGCATGCGGGTGCTGGTGGTGGAGGACGAGCGCGATCTGGCCGATCTCGTGGCGGTGGGGCTGCGCCGCCATGCCATGGCCGTGGACGTGGTGTACGACGGGGCCGCCGCGGTGGAGCGGCTGGCGGTGCACGACTACGACGTTCTCGTCCTGGACCGGGATCTGCCCGAGGTGCACGGCGACCGGGTGTGCCACGAGCTGGTGGCGCGCGGGAGCCGTACCCGGATCCTGATGATGACGGCGGCGGCGTCGGTGCCGGAGCGGGTGGCGGGCCTCGGGATGGGGGCCGACGACTACCTGACCAAGCCGTTCGACTACGCCGAGCTGGTCGCGCGGGTACGCGCCCTGGGCCGGCGCACCCGGCCGCAGGTCCCGCCGGTGCTGACCCGGCACGGCATCGTGCTCGACACCCACCGGCTGCAGGCGGCGCGCGACGGGCGGCACCTGCACCTGTCGCTCAAGGAGTTCGCCGTCCTGGAGGTGCTGATGAGGGCGGACGGCGCGGTCGTCAGCGCCGAACGGCTGCTCGAAGAGGCGTGGGACGAGCACGCCGACCCGTTCACCACGGTGGTGCGGGTCGTGGTCAGCCGGTTACGGGCCAAGCTGGGCGACCCGCCGTGCATCCAGACGGTGCCCGGCGCGGGATACCTGCTGTGACGACGATCCGGGTACGGCTGACGCTGATCTACTCGGGGCTGTTCCTCCTGACCTCGGTGGTGTTGCTGGTCACGGTCAACGTCCTGCTGCGTCAGGCGATGGACGCG
The nucleotide sequence above comes from Nonomuraea gerenzanensis. Encoded proteins:
- a CDS encoding response regulator transcription factor; protein product: MSRVLLIEDDPAVREGLELALSRHGHRVGAVESGEQGLERLRADVPDVVVLDLMLPGIDGFEVCRRIRATGEVPIIMLTARGDDMDVVAGLEAGADDYVVKPVQPRVLEARIRAVLRRIGRDQAELERHGDLTIDRAGLVVANRGVPVSLAPTELRLLLELSSTPGRVHSRQQLLESVWEHGYFGDSRLVDACVQRLRAKIEDDSTAPVYVQTVRGFGYRFGPV
- a CDS encoding sensor histidine kinase, giving the protein MTPLPTLGLRTRLLLAFALLCVVITAAVAGGSYVMSRNAILKATQDAAVHTMTSRLETLYPLRSSTPGRAELAEIARTVTVPNTVAVAVFHGRHSPDGLDPELIPPELRQAVAGGELAWQRVRWGDEPVLIMGTPLMIVERNRDQRLSGIEVYTARSLRAEQRSVDWLATSAWLTGAAALAFAVVLASLATRGVLRPVRELGRAARLLGEGDLRARVAVRGSDELADVAHTFNNTAAELERHVKQLREMEADARRFVADVSHELRTPLAALTAVADVLDEEAAELPEPAGRAARLVSQETINLTALVNDLIEISRFDSGVAALAPNEVDVAELVHATLRVRGWSERVETELPADVTARLDPRRVDVVLANLVGNALRHGEPPVSVRLSADPQWIAVEVRDHGPGLDEAVLPHVFDRFYKASAARARSEGSGLGLAIARENARLHGGDLTVANAQDGGAVFTLRLPRWAPDPEGGAA
- a CDS encoding S41 family peptidase, with amino-acid sequence MIKALCAAVLATCSLSVSAPVSAPVSAPVSAPVSVPVSTAAAAPCAPATEPPPQSAPPTSVNTLRQAYYCVLDNYYGGPALNHGTLLRDAMAAYTQDLMRRGADRGDLKLPALSGDRDTDWAAFAKVLGDGDPAASRAAITGLVAGLHDNHARWVRPDPPGGEPVGTGIAGVSGEHGPQLDPAARPPLYITRVLPGSPAAKADVRPGDIVLKANGVPAFIGDTVNQSFVQAITAPGTLRLTLKRPTTGRTRTVELEPAPVTRQPPVVTSKTLPGGVVHVVLPGFFPGAADQVIAKLQGKPEAVVLDLRGNGGGSPREVTRLLGAFAHEKVTSYFCPSTGDCVPNRTDDSVPLVGARLIVLTDRRCASACDDFSAAVKDHGLGTLVGTRTAGAVSGPGEGFLLDDGSVLVLPKVRHLGPDRELVDTVGVPVDHHAPMTALDLATGRDPGLAKALALLGAG
- a CDS encoding response regulator transcription factor codes for the protein MRVLVVEDERDLADLVAVGLRRHAMAVDVVYDGAAAVERLAVHDYDVLVLDRDLPEVHGDRVCHELVARGSRTRILMMTAAASVPERVAGLGMGADDYLTKPFDYAELVARVRALGRRTRPQVPPVLTRHGIVLDTHRLQAARDGRHLHLSLKEFAVLEVLMRADGAVVSAERLLEEAWDEHADPFTTVVRVVVSRLRAKLGDPPCIQTVPGAGYLL